A single Flavobacteriales bacterium DNA region contains:
- the rimO gene encoding 30S ribosomal protein S12 methylthiotransferase RimO gives MKAKPPGKRIQVITMGCSKNTYDSEVLMGQLKAAKLDVSHDEAFDQAGTVIINTCGFIENAKQESIDTILNMAEAKKQGKVRRVLVTGCLSERYKDDLRKEIPEIDDWFGTHDLPQLLKSIGVNYRQELIGERQLTTPSHFAYLKISEGCDRKCSFCAIPQMRGKHVSRPMDDLVKEAAHLASQGVRELVLIAQDLTYYGLDLYKKRNLAELLENLAGVTGIDWIRLHYAFPTGFPMDVLDTMNKHENICNYLDIPLQHASDPILKAMRRGTTMEKTTRLIETFREKVPGIALRTTLIAGFPGETEEDFQQMKDWVADMRFDRLGIFTYSHEEDTHAYKLDDNIPQEVKEARVEEIMEVQREISHQNNQAKIGRTLKVLIDRAEGDYFIGRTEFDSPEVDNEVIIHAPGQYARIGDFAMVKINEAGEYDLYGTIVQPA, from the coding sequence ATGAAAGCCAAGCCGCCGGGAAAAAGGATTCAGGTGATTACCATGGGTTGCTCCAAAAACACCTACGACTCCGAGGTGTTAATGGGTCAGCTTAAAGCGGCCAAACTGGATGTTTCCCATGACGAGGCCTTCGACCAGGCAGGCACCGTGATCATCAACACCTGCGGATTCATAGAAAATGCCAAGCAGGAATCCATCGATACCATCCTGAATATGGCTGAAGCCAAAAAGCAGGGCAAGGTACGCAGGGTGCTGGTCACAGGATGTTTATCCGAGCGCTACAAAGATGATCTTCGCAAAGAAATTCCGGAAATAGATGATTGGTTCGGAACACACGACTTGCCACAATTGCTGAAAAGCATTGGGGTGAATTACCGGCAGGAACTGATAGGTGAACGCCAGCTAACTACCCCGTCTCACTTCGCTTATCTGAAAATATCTGAGGGTTGCGACCGGAAATGTTCCTTTTGCGCCATCCCCCAAATGCGCGGCAAGCACGTTTCAAGGCCCATGGACGATCTTGTGAAAGAAGCTGCTCATCTGGCTTCTCAAGGTGTCCGGGAGTTGGTGTTGATCGCCCAGGACCTGACATACTATGGTCTTGATCTTTATAAAAAAAGAAACCTCGCTGAACTGCTGGAGAACCTTGCAGGCGTTACAGGCATTGACTGGATCCGTTTGCACTATGCATTCCCCACAGGATTTCCCATGGATGTGCTGGATACGATGAACAAGCACGAAAACATCTGCAACTACCTGGACATACCACTGCAACACGCCAGCGACCCCATTTTAAAAGCTATGCGCCGCGGAACCACGATGGAAAAGACCACGCGCCTGATCGAGACATTCAGGGAAAAAGTTCCCGGCATCGCATTACGCACCACGCTTATCGCAGGTTTTCCCGGCGAGACGGAGGAGGATTTCCAACAAATGAAAGACTGGGTGGCAGATATGCGTTTCGATCGCCTCGGAATTTTTACATACTCCCATGAAGAAGACACCCATGCTTACAAACTGGACGACAACATCCCCCAGGAGGTGAAGGAAGCCCGTGTGGAGGAGATCATGGAAGTACAACGGGAAATATCACATCAAAACAACCAGGCTAAGATCGGTCGAACATTAAAGGTATTGATCGACAGGGCAGAGGGCGACTACTTTATTGGTCGAACGGAATTTGACAGCCCGGAGGTGGATAACGAGGTGATCATTCACGCACCCGGCCAATACGCCCGAATCGGAGATTTTGCTATGGTTAAGATAAATGAAGCCGGGGAATATGACCTTTACGGCACCATTGTCCAACCCGCCTGA